A region of the Pseudomonas silesiensis genome:
AACAACGGTGGATGTAAAAATGAATATGTTTGCAAAGCAGATTTCAAGCAGCGACTTGAACCAAATAAAAGCGGCATTACCCGCTAAAATCATGAATGGGCGACTGAGTGAGTTGCTGGAGCGCATTCCGTACATCAGCGAATCGGTGAAAAGTGTTAAATACCTCGAAGGTGAGCACGCCACACTAATCGATATTGACACTCAAGATCTGGCAGAACGGGACAAGATCAACGTTGATCTGGACGAACTCATCGACGCTTTGCTGGTTTCGAAAATATCTGCTCAAAAAAAATTAAAAGTCCATGCGCGCCCGAATGGCCAATCCCAGGCAACATACCCTGACAACTCCGCAGCCTATTACGATGGAAATGATGTACGCCTGATGGAGGCCATAGACAGGTTACTGCTTGAAGTAGCGGTTCGTCACGGCGCCCATGTGCGGGATTATGCATCGATTTATACAGCCGACATAATGGAAAGAAATGGCTACCATAAAAATTTCCCTCAGAACGTTTATGGCGTCACGCAAATACCCCATAACTACACCCTGATTAAAGAAATTCGCGAATCTCAGTCATCGACCATTCCTGCTAATTTATTCCAAAATCATGGCGCCTTCTTACAGCCATGTGTTTGCTACCACTGTTACGCAGAAATCCAGGAAACCGTGCAATCGGAAATCATGTTTACGTTGAAGGGGCGATGCTTTCGACATGAAATTCAGTGGCGACTCAACACCTTCCGTCGCAACGAGTTCACCATGCGTGAAATAGTGTTCATGGGCAGCCAAGCGTATGTGGAAAGCAAGCGACTGGGCATCATGGATGAAATTTGGGACCTTTTTTGCTCGCTTGGTCTTTATGGTCAGGTCGTGACCGCTCGCGATCCCTTTTTTCATTATGACGACATGAAAACCAAAGGTGCGGTGCAATTAATGGCGGACGCAAAGTACGAACTGGAATTCATTTCTGCCAACGGCAACGCGAGTTCCATAGCTTCGTTCAACAATTGCCAGGATACGTTATGT
Encoded here:
- a CDS encoding aminoacyl--tRNA ligase-related protein — translated: MNMFAKQISSSDLNQIKAALPAKIMNGRLSELLERIPYISESVKSVKYLEGEHATLIDIDTQDLAERDKINVDLDELIDALLVSKISAQKKLKVHARPNGQSQATYPDNSAAYYDGNDVRLMEAIDRLLLEVAVRHGAHVRDYASIYTADIMERNGYHKNFPQNVYGVTQIPHNYTLIKEIRESQSSTIPANLFQNHGAFLQPCVCYHCYAEIQETVQSEIMFTLKGRCFRHEIQWRLNTFRRNEFTMREIVFMGSQAYVESKRLGIMDEIWDLFCSLGLYGQVVTARDPFFHYDDMKTKGAVQLMADAKYELEFISANGNASSIASFNNCQDTLCEKFEVTNDEKSFLHSGCVAFGIDRWRAALYEQYGPDNRNWPEKLKNA